One segment of Ficedula albicollis isolate OC2 chromosome 2, FicAlb1.5, whole genome shotgun sequence DNA contains the following:
- the WDR37 gene encoding WD repeat-containing protein 37: MPIESGSCASARQAKQKRKSHSLSIRRTNSSEQERAGLQRDMLEGQDSKLPSAVRNTLLELFGQIEREFENLYIENLELRREIDTLNERLAGEGQTVDGAELSKGQLKTKASHSTSQLSQKLKTTYKASTSKIVSSFKTTTSRAICQLVKEYVGHRDGIWDVSVAKTQPVVLGTASADHTALLWSIETGKCLVKYVGHVGSVNSIKFHPTEQVALTASGDQTAHIWRYIVQLPTPQPTADCNQVSGEDEVEISDKDEPDGDGDGSSDCPTVRAPLTSLKSHQGVVIAADWLVGGKQAVTASWDRTANLYDVETSELVHSLTGHDQELTHCCTHPTQRLVVTSSRDTTFRLWDFRDPSIHSVNVFQGHTDTVTSAVFTVGDNVVSGSDDRTVKVWDLKNMRSPIATIRTDSAVNRINVCVGQRIIALPHDNRQVRLFDMSGVRLARLPRSNRQGHRRMVCCCAWCEDHPICNLFTCGFDRQAIGWNINIPALLQEK, from the exons ATGCCAATAGAAAGTGGAAGCTGTGCATCTGCTCGCCAAGCAAAGCAGAAACGTAAATCACACAGCCTTTCCATCCGAAGGACCAACAGTTCCGAGCAGGAGCGGGCGGGACTTCAGAGAGACATGTTGGAAGGGCAG GATTCTAAGTTACCATCTGCTGTCCGGAATACACTCCTTGAACTTTTTGGACAAATAGAGCGGGAATTTGAAAACCTGTATATTGAAAATTTGGAAT TGCGGAGGGAGATTGATACACTGAATGAGCGCTTAGCGGGTGAAGGACAGACAGTTGATGGTGCTGAACTGAGCAAAGgacaactgaaaacaaaag CGAGTCATAGTACCAGTCAGCTTTCTCAGAAATTAAAGACAACTTACAAGGCATCTACTAGCAAG ATTGTATCCAGTTTTAAAACTACAACATCAAGGGCAATCTGTCAACTGGTAAAGGAATATGTTGGCCACAGGGATGGTATTTGGGATGTCAGTGTCGCGAAAACTCAGCCAGTGGTGTTGGGAACTGCATCTGCTG ATCACACTGCTTTGCTGTGGAGCATAGAAACAGGGAAGTGCCTTGTCAAGTATGTAGGGCATGTCGGCTCAG TAAACTCCATAAAGTTTCATCCCACTGAGCAAGTGGCTCTCACAG CATCTGGAGACCAGACAGCTCACATCTGGAGATACATAGTACAGTTGCCTACACCTCAGCCAACTGCAGACTGCAAT CAAGTGTCTGGAGAAGATGAAGTTGAAATCTCAGATAAAGATGAACctgatggagatggagatggtTCCAGTGATTGCCCCACTGTCAGAGCCCCATTAACTTCACTGAAAAGCCATCAAGGAGTGGTCATAGCAGCTGACTGGCTTGTTGGGGGGAAGCAAGCTGTGACAGCATcatgggacaggacagcaaATCTGTATGATGTAGAGACTTCTGAACTTGTCCATTCTCTTACAG GGCACGACCAAGAGCTCACGCATTGTTGTACACATCCCACCCAGCGTCTCGTGGTGACATCGTCCCGCGACACCACCTTCCGCCTGTGGGATTTCAGAGATCCTTCTATCCATTCTGTGAATGTCTTTCAGGGCCACACAGA CACTGTGACATCTGCAGTTTTCACTGTGGGCGACAATGTTGTTTCTGGTAGCGATGACCGTACAGTAAAAGTCTGGGATTTGAAAAACATGAGGTCTCCTATTGCAACGATCCGCACAGATTCTGCAGTCAACAG gattAACGTGTGTGTTGGCCAGAGAATCATCGCCCTTCCCCACGACAACCGGCAGGTGCGGCTGTTCGACATGTCGGGGGTGCGGCTGGCACGGCTCCCGCGCAGCAACAGACAG GGGCACAGGAGGATGGTTTGCTGCTGCGCCTGGTGCGAGGACCATCCCATCTGCAACCTCTTCACCTGTGGCTTTGACCGTCAGGCCATCGGCTGGAACATCAACATCCCTGCTTTGCTGCAAGAGAAGTGA